One Setaria italica strain Yugu1 chromosome II, Setaria_italica_v2.0, whole genome shotgun sequence DNA segment encodes these proteins:
- the LOC101754146 gene encoding basic salivary proline-rich protein 2, translating to MAAPNSLQLAAAPGADPAAQQQAAVTAPQSPRGAYGFAAAAAPKQGATMLAPPSPQGAPGFAVVPQGGAHAVAAPGSPQGPPGFWLAPQQGAPAPPQGAPVMAPPQGVTMVAPQQQHFAPVLVPGSQQGMQMAIQAASMGMMMASMSQQAQAQAMAAHQQAQGMVQSQSPALPMMQMQQAQAGDMMVTPPLPLGPPPLMQQLSQADPAMMAQPPLPLGPPPAMLQQQPAQGGSVMMAQAPLPFSPPSVLLQQHSQGQGNQMMMGQPQLSALPCKRQRVDQCDNPYGQHTTGHQQETAIFNASMGQSFGSNLHNEFASFGASMPSLPKDATSTIYVDGLPTNTTRREVAHIFRQYMGYREVRLVNKGSSRHLICFVDFATPAHAFLAMRTLQGYKFDEQDHHSRNLNLQFSHSPRMVGSHGRC from the exons ATGGCCGCCCCGAACTCCctccagctcgccgccgccccggggGCCGATCCCGCAGCACAGCAGCAAGCTGCGGTGACCGCGCCGCAGTCGCCGCGAGGCGCTTACGggttcgccgcggcggcggcgccgaagcAGGGCGCGACAATGCTGGCCCCGCCGTCCCCGCAAGGCGCTCCCGGGTTCGCGGTGGTGCCTCAGGGGGGCGCgcacgcggtggcggcgcccggGTCCCCGCAGGGTCCTCCCGGGTTCTGGCTGGCGCCTCAGCAgggcgcgccggcgccaccgcaaGGTGCTCCCGTGATGGCGCCGCCGCAGGGCGTAACAATGGTGGCCCCACAACAGCAGCATTTCGCGCCTGTGCTGGTGCCCGGCTCCCAGCAAGGTATGCAGATGGCCATTCAAGCGGCGTCCATGGGCATGATGATGGCCTCGATGTCCCAGCAAGCCCAAGCACAGGCCATGGCGGCACACCAGCAAGCGCAAGGCATGGTGCAATCCCAGTCTCCCGCTCTGCCCATGATGCAGATGCAGCAAGCTCAAGCAGGAGACATGATGGTAACTCCACCTCTGCCACTCGGCCCTCCGCCATTGATGCAGCAGCTTTCACAGGCTGATCCAGCGATGATGGCACAACCCCCTCTGCCGCTTGGGCCCCCACCTGCGATGCTGCAGCAACAGCCTGCACAGGGGGGGTCGGTGATGATGGCACAGGCACCTCTACCATTCAGCCCTCCATCGGTGTTGCTGCAACAGCATTCACAGGGACAGGGCAACCAGATGATGATGGGACAGCCGCAATTGTCTGCtctgccatgcaagcgccagcGTGTTGACCAATGCG ACAACCCTTATGGACAGCATACGACGGGCCATCAGCAGGAAACAGCAATATTCAATGCATCAATGGGACAATCTTTTGGGTCTAACTTACACAATGAG TTTGCTTCTTTTGGTGCGTCTATGCCCTCTCTTCCTAAAGATGCAACAAGCACCATTTATGTTGACGGTCTCCCTACAAACACTACTAGACGGGAAGTTGCAC ATATCTTTCGCCAATATATGGGGTACCGCGAAGTGAGACTGGTCAACAAAGGGTCTAGTAGACATTTAATATGCTTTGTTGATTTTGCCACTCCTGCACATGCTTTTCTCGCTATGAGAACTCTTCAAG GTTATAAGTTTGACGAACAGGATCATCATTCACGCAATTTGAACCTGCAGTTCTCCCACTCTCCTCGTATGGTGGGCTCACATGGCCGGTGCTAG
- the LOC101753742 gene encoding ras-related protein RABA3, producing the protein MVARGKEAEEEEARWEGEAEIDYVFKVVVVGDSAVGKTQLLARFTRDEFALDSKSTIGVEFQTRTLTLHRKRVKAQIWDTAGQERYRAVTSAYYRGALGAMVVYDVTRRATFEHVARWVEELRAHADGSTVVALIGNKADMPAARREVAADEAARLAEEQGLFFSEASALTGDNVERAFLTLLEEVFAVVSRRALELDEARRMRGEQGDGGGGEVLSLKGTAVDVGSIMETSAMKRTSQCACS; encoded by the exons ATGGTGGCGCGGGGCAaggaagcggaggaggaggaggcgcggtgggaAGGGGAGGCGgagatcgactacgtgttcaaggtggtggtggtgggggacTCGGCGGTGGGGAAGACGCAGCTGCTGGCGCGCTTCACGCGGGACGAGTTCGCGCTCGACTCCAAGTCCACCATCGGGGTGGAGTTCCAGACGCGCACCCTCACGCTCCACCGCAAGCGCGTCAAGGCGCAGATCTGGGACACCGCCGGCCAGGAGAG GTACAGGGCGGTGACGAGCGCGTACTACCGCGGCGCGCTGGGCGCCATGGTGGTGTACGACGTGACCCGGCGCGCCACGTTCGAGCACGTGGCGCGGTGGGTGGAGGAGCTCCGCGCGCACGCCGACGGCTCCACCGTCGTGGCGCTCATCGGGAACAAGGCCGACAtgcccgcggcgcggcgggaggtagccgccgacgaggccgcgcgCCTCGCCGAGGAGCAGGGGCTCTTCTTCTCCGAGGCGTCCGCGCTCACGGGGGACAACGTGGAGCGCGCCTTCCTCACGCTCCTCGAGGAGGTCTTCGCCGTCGTGTCGCGCAGGGCGCTGGAGCTCGACGAGGCCCGCCGGATGCGCGGCGAGCagggcgatggcggcggcggcgaggtgctgtcGCTCAAGGGGACCGCGGTGGACGTGGGATCCATCATGGAGACCAGCGCCATGAAGAGGACCTCGCAGTGCGCCTGCTCGTGA
- the LOC101755345 gene encoding rhodanese-like domain-containing protein 14, chloroplastic, which translates to MITMLAASSVVNSSLACSSRISSGSDLASGHSWRPIEAVKLPRKHAVSSLHISCAATKPAKTPAEEDWKIKRQLLAQKRVRGVDVKEALRLQKENKFVILDVRPEAEFKEAHPPGAINVQIYRLIKEWTAWDIARRAAFAFFGIFAGTEENPEFIQSVDEKVGKDAKIIVACSTGGTLKPTQNFPDGKQSRSLIAAYLLVLNGYSNVYHLEGGLYTWFKEGLPAVEGEE; encoded by the exons ATGATCACAATGCTCGCAGCTAGCTCTGTAGTGAACAGCAGCCTTGCTTGCTCATCGAGGATATCATCCGGGTCAGACCTTGCATCTGGCCATTCCTGGCGTCCCATAGAGGCTGTGAAACTCCCtcggaagcatgctgtgagctCGTTACATATAAGTTGTGCTGCCACTAAGCCTGCGAAGACTCCTG CTGAAGAGGATTGGAAAATTAAGAGGCAACTCCTTGCACAAAAGCGG GTACGCGGTGTTGATGTGAAGGAAGCACTGCGCCTTCAAAAGGAGAACAAATTTGTAATTCTTGATGTCAGACCAGAAGCAGAGTTCAAAGAG GCTCATCCACCTGGTGCCATCAATGTACAAATATACAGATTAATAAAGGAATGGACAGCATGGGATATTGCAAGGCGTGCAGCATTTGCATTCTTTGGCATATTTGCTGGAACAGAAGAGAACCCTGAGTTTATACAAA GCGTTGATGAGAAGGTTGGGAAAGATGCCAAGATAATTGTGGCATGTTCTACAGGTGGGACACTGAAGCCAACACAAAATTTCCCTGACGGGAAGCAATCTCG GTCCCTGATAGCGGCATACCTGTTGGTCCTGAATGGCTACAGCAACGTGTACCATCTGGAAGGAGGGCTTTACACATGGTTCAAGGAAGGCCTACCAGCTGTTGAAGGAGAAGAATGA
- the LOC101754942 gene encoding uncharacterized protein LOC101754942 — MAAATSLSHLLLAPKPRTHPKPRTHPNPSRLPSRSGASATPLPRRRRLAPAISAAASDLLSPAPSLKSRLAAGDTLYGLFLLSFSPTLAELAALAGYDYVVVDMEHGPGGIPEALACLRALDAARTPAVLRLPEASAVWAKKALDLGPAGLMLPAVESPAAAVEAVSHCRYPPRGVRGAAHPIVRASAYGLDDSYLSRCEDDTLIMCQVETAAGIAEIDAIAAVDGVDVVQMGPLDLSASMGYLWDPGNRKVRATLREAEKKVLEARKKKVAAALDGNAAYLGGFAMQNDPPEQLKLRGYHMVAGAVDIAMFRKAALDDVKRFREAVMEIGEEGDDEEGEKEEKENDGYWSE; from the coding sequence atggccgccgccacctccctctcccacctcctcctcgcgcccAAACCCAGAACCCATCCCAAACCCAGAACCCATCCAAACCCCTCGCGTCTTCCCTCCCGCTCGGGCGCCAGCGCCACCCCGCTGCCCCGCCGCAGGCGCCTTGCCCCCGCGATCTCCGCGGCGGCATCCGACctcctctcccccgcgccctCCCTCAAgtcccgcctcgccgccggcgacaccCTCTatggcctcttcctcctctccttctcgcCCACcctcgccgagctcgccgccctcgccggcTACGACTACGTCGTCGTCGACATGGAGCACGGGCCCGGCGGGATCCCCGAGGCCCTCGCCTGCCTACGCGCGCTCGACGCCGCGCGGACCCCCGCGGTGCTCCGCCTCCCGGAGGCCAGCGCTGTCTGGGCCAAGAAGGCGCTCGACCTCGGCCCCGCGGGCCTCATGCTCCCGGCCGTCGagtcccccgccgccgccgtcgaggcggTCTCCCACTGCCGCTACCCGCCGCGCGGCGTCCGCGGCGCCGCGCACCCCATCGTCCGCGCCTCCGCCTATGGCCTTGACGATTCCTACCTCTCCCGCTGCGAGGACGACACGCTCATCATGTGCCAGGTCGAGACCGCCGCCGGTATCGCGGAGAtcgacgccatcgccgccgtaGACGGCGTGGACGTCGTGCAGATGGGCCCGCTCGACCTGTCAGCCAGCATGGGGTATCTTTGGGACCCCGGGAACAGGAAGGTGCGGGCGACGCTAAGGGAGGCCGAGAAGAAGGTTCTGGaggccaggaagaagaaggtggcggcggctttGGACGGGAATGCTGCTTACTTGGGCGGGTTTGCGATGCAGAATGACCCACCGGAGCAGCTCAAGCTGAGGGGTTACCATATGGTGGCAGGCGCCGTGGACATTGCGATGTTCCGGAAGGCAGCATTGGATGATGTCAAGCGGTTCCGGGAGGCAGTGATGGAGATCGGTGAGGAGGGTGATGACGAGGAGGgggagaaagaagagaaagaaaatgacGGGTACTGGAGTGAGTGA
- the LOC101755751 gene encoding vacuolar protein sorting-associated protein 22 homolog 1, with translation MRRRPGIAGLQNAAATRDQFRLVGENVAKVRTDVMKEQLATFRSQLEEFARKHKSDIRKNPIFRQQFHEMCAKVGVDPLASNKGVWAELLGIGDFYYEIGVQIVDICIATRSHNGGLIDLLDLRKLLCQKRKATLESLSEDDCLRAISKLKVLGSGFEVISVGRRKLVRSVPTELNKDHSGILGLAQAEGYVTVEQVEKEFSWSAGRAIDALETLLKEGLAMIDDGHRDGKRRYWFPCVTVSSDTTGSETKS, from the exons ATGAGGAGGCGGCCGGGGATCGCGGGCTTGCAGAATGCGGCGGCTACTCGC GACCAATTCCGTCTGGTCGGGGAGAATGTGGCCAAGGTCAGGACGGATGTCATGAAGGAGCAGCTGGCAACATTCCGGTCTCAGCTGGAGGAATTCGCTCGCAAGCATAAG AGTGATATCCGTAAAAATCCGATATTTAGGCAGCAGTTCCATGAGATGTGTGCAAAAGTTGGAGTAGATCCGCTGGCATCTAATAAAGGAGTTTGGGCAGAACTTCTAGGGATTGGTGACTTCTACTATGAGATTG GAGTTCAGATAGTAGACATATGCATTGCAACCAGATCACATAATGGTGGTCTGATTGACTTGCTAGATCTCCGCAAACTGCTCTGTCAGAAGAGAAAAGCTACTCTTGAATCTTTGTCTGAAGATGACTGTTTACGTGCTATAAGTAAGCTAAAA GTCCTTGGTAGTGGCTTTGAAGTAATTTCGGTTGGGAGGAGAAAGCTGGTCCGATCTGTTCCTACTGAATTAAATAAAGATCACAGTGGGATACTTGGGCTAGCACAG GCTGAAGGCTATGTCACAGTAGAACAAGTTGAAAAGGAATTCTCATGGTCCGCTGGTCGTGCCATTGATGCCCTTGAAACTTTACTTAAG GAGGGACTTGCTATGATCGACGATGGCCACAGGGACGGCAAGCGCAGATATTGGTTCCCATGCGTCACTGTCAGCTCCGACACAACTGGCAGCGAAACCAAGTCATAA
- the LOC101756701 gene encoding uncharacterized protein LOC101756701, translating to MATEKRGRRHSPPPATPGASPTSSSNPEPTRSPSPPPDVVPDIASRLTSLEDFFALRASCRAYRALLPPSRGVLASQSPLLLVALFPSFTEALFHLSLRRLHRFRLPWGHHLSLSRRTLLYAHGYLVTVTYQYPARLLLLHLFSGEQIRLPKVPAPFSRFILSDDLAAVLFMPGSSTVQHCHLGDTLWSVACTDAPIVIDDMLFVHGTLYALVNGLRLAIVELLDNSLELSFLGGELDDDSIPAVGKIRLGECGGEVLLISEDPKEMMVYHVYRWVSEEGNWASVTSLGRRTLFLDYDGFASCLGPDYPGIRGDCLYAAGRRLGEWHEYSLADGTCDVRYADYPGAPPLNNRSPARPPIWVFPSLC from the coding sequence ATGGCGACGGAGAAGCGCGGGCGTCGacactcgccgccgcccgccacgcccgGCGCCTCTCCCACTTCCTCCTCGAATCCCGAACCCACGCGCTCGCCTTCCCCTCCGCCCGACGTCGTCCCTGACATCGCCTCCCGCCTGACCTCCCTCGAGGACTTCTTCGCGCTGCGCGCCTCCTGCCGGGCCTaccgcgccctcctcccgccGTCCCGCGGGGTCCTCGCCTCCCAGTCCCCGCTCCTCCTAGTCGCGCTGTTCCCCTCCTTCACCGAGGCGCTCTTCCACCtctcgctccgccgcctccaccgcttcCGCCTCCCCTGGGGCCACCACCTGTCCCTCTCCCGCCGCACCCTCCTCTACGCGCACGGCTACCTCGTCACGGTCACCTACCAGTACCCCGCGAGGCTCCTGCTCCTCCACCTCTTCTCCGGGGAGCAGATCCGCCTCCCCAAGGTCCCCGCGCCGTTCAGCCGCTTCATCCTTTccgacgacctcgccgccgtcctctttATGCCCGGCAGTTCCACCGTCCAGCACTGCCACCTGGGTGACACGCTCTGGAGCGTGGCCTGCACCGATGCGCCCATCGTGATCGACGATATGCTCTTCGTCCATGGCACCCTCTACGCTCTGGTAAATGGCCTCCGCCTTGCCATAGTCGAGCTGTTGGATAATTCGCTGGAGCTGTCGTTTCTTGGAGGGGAGCTGGATGACGATAGCATTCCAGCGGTAGGGAAAATCAGGCTTGGAGAGTGCGGGGGCGAGGTGTTGCTCATCAGTGAGGATCCTAAGGAGATGATGGTCTACCATGTTTACCGTTGGGTGTCTGAGGAGGGAAACTGGGCTTCAGTCACAAGCTTGGGCAGGAGGACATTGTTTCTTGATTATGATGGATTTGCATCCTGTCTTGGTCCTGATTACCCAGGAATTCGAGGGGATTGCTTATATGCAGCTGGGCGACGCTTGGGTGAATGGCACGAGTACTCCTTGGCTGATGGAACTTGCGATGTTCGATATGCTGATTATCCAGGCGCACCGCCGCTGAATAACAGGTCACCTGCCAGACCACCAATCTGGGTCTTTCCCAGCTTGTGCTGA
- the LOC101757117 gene encoding uncharacterized protein LOC101757117 encodes MQRAAVLRPLVGSPLLPARPLAARRRCRFRGGVRVRSATGEGGSGPGGGVGEGDGAAASWLSSAVGEKVDELLRREENRALLEGVQDAERRVERARAALADIERQEAAARLAREEVRRLEKRRDEIAESQRELLQAREMIDEAERSLSSSLEEGSFGDVSSGDIDEDSERLESVKAAAVSSIVGVLASLPVSFYEVQDLPQLFLRSSVIFISCALFGVTFRYAVRRDLDNIQLKTGAPAAFAFVRGLALLESGRTLELSTDTLISVVIDGAVSVVENIFIFLPAAVALDYCFKMRFLSPFPRRKQ; translated from the exons ATGCAACGCGCCGCGGTCCTACGCCCGCTCGTCGGgtcccctctcctccccgcgAGACCCCTcgccgcgcggcgccgctgccgcttccGTGGAGGCGTTCGCGTGAGGTCCGCAACCGGGGAGGGCGGGAGCGGCCCCGGAGGCGGAGTCGGCGAGGGCGACGGAGCCGCGGCGTCGTGGCTGAGCTCGGCGGTGGGGGAGAAGGTGGACGAACTGCTGCGGCGCGAGGAGAACCGGGCCCTGCTCGAGGGCGTCCAGGACGCCGAGCGCCGCGTGgagcgcgcccgcgccgcgctcgccgacATCGAGCGCCaggaggccgccgcgcgcctcgccCGCGAGGAGGTCCGCCGACTTGAGAAGCGGCGCGACGAG ATTGCAGAGTCCCAGCGGGAATTGCTCCAAGCAAGAGAAATGATTGATGAAGCTGAGCGTTCTTTGTCTTCTAGTCTTGAGGAAGGAAGCTTTGGAGATGTGTCAAGTGGTGATATTGATGAAGATAGCGAGAGACTAGAATCTGTAAAAGCTGCTGCAGTTTCCTCTATAGTTGGTGTTCTGGCTAGTTTGCCCGTATCTTTCTATGAAGTTCAAGATCTGCCACAACTATTTCTTCGGTCATCAGTTATTTTCATAAGTTGCGCTTTGTTTGGAGTCACATTCCGGTATGCTGTTAGAAGAGATCTAGACAATATCCAACTAAAAACAGGGGCTCCTGCAGCATTTGCTTTTGTTAGAG GCCTTGCTCTGCTGGAATCTGGTAGAACCCTCGAGCTGAGCACTGATACCTTAATATCAGTTGTTATTGATGGTGCAGTTAGTGTGGTTGAGAACATTTTCATATTTCTTCCTGCTGCTGTTGCACTGGACTACTGTTTTAAGATGAGATTTTTGAGTCCCTTTCCTAGAAGAAAACAATAG